From Alteromonas australica, one genomic window encodes:
- a CDS encoding MerC domain-containing protein — MAINPVNDNPTKLDRLGIWVSGLCALHCLALPVVVPLLPLIGSSFFAQLWFERTILTISLIIGAVALISGATRFHGKWYPLLLLFSGGAIYWNKNMFGEAYEPFTIAVGALLIVAGHWINMRLCRQCKCCKDSVFSTHLSTQAK; from the coding sequence ATGGCAATAAATCCGGTAAACGATAATCCAACAAAATTAGACAGGCTTGGCATTTGGGTGTCTGGGCTATGTGCGTTGCATTGTTTAGCGTTACCCGTGGTAGTGCCTCTGCTGCCATTAATTGGCTCATCATTTTTTGCGCAACTATGGTTTGAACGCACCATTCTGACTATCTCGCTTATCATCGGCGCGGTTGCCCTCATTAGTGGCGCAACCCGTTTTCATGGCAAATGGTATCCTCTTCTCCTGTTGTTTTCTGGTGGAGCCATCTACTGGAATAAAAATATGTTTGGCGAGGCGTACGAACCCTTCACTATTGCCGTTGGGGCATTGCTGATTGTGGCCGGACATTGGATTAATATGCGTTTATGTCGTCAGTGCAAGTGCTGTAAAGACAGTGTTTTTTCTACGCATTTGTCAACGCAAGCGAAATAA
- a CDS encoding glycerophosphodiester phosphodiesterase, with translation MLVFAHRGASATAPENTLLAFNLAFEQGAQGIEFDTYQHAGGIVVFHDKTLSRTTNGTGALLDTPFDHLRLLDAGQGQKIPTLTETLATLPRDRWCNIEIKHLDNVTKWVREVKQALTAQGINPQRLLISSFNHHWLKAISAQWPEVKIGALTASYELLPFTSAKILRAYSVNIALDIANREFVDAALEAGFKVFVYTVDNDEDMKMLKAWGVTGIFTNVPQRASQILASNQ, from the coding sequence ATGTTAGTTTTTGCTCACAGAGGTGCCAGCGCAACTGCACCCGAAAATACCCTTTTAGCCTTTAATCTTGCCTTCGAACAGGGCGCTCAAGGCATAGAGTTCGACACCTATCAACATGCTGGCGGCATTGTGGTTTTTCACGATAAAACCTTGTCTCGCACAACAAATGGTACTGGGGCATTGCTAGACACGCCTTTTGACCACTTGCGCTTACTTGATGCCGGCCAAGGGCAAAAAATTCCCACGTTAACGGAAACCTTAGCAACGCTTCCCCGCGACCGCTGGTGTAATATTGAAATTAAACACCTAGATAACGTGACAAAGTGGGTTCGCGAGGTAAAACAGGCTTTAACTGCACAAGGCATTAACCCTCAGCGCTTATTGATCTCTTCATTTAATCATCATTGGTTAAAGGCTATCAGTGCACAATGGCCAGAAGTGAAAATAGGCGCGCTGACGGCAAGTTATGAGCTGTTACCCTTCACTAGCGCGAAAATACTGCGCGCATATTCTGTGAATATCGCCTTGGATATTGCTAATCGCGAGTTCGTTGATGCGGCTTTAGAAGCGGGCTTTAAGGTGTTTGTGTATACCGTGGATAATGACGAAGACATGAAAATGCTGAAGGCATGGGGTGTTACCGGCATATTTACGAATGTACCGCAACGCGCTAGCCAAATATTAGCAAGCAATCAATGA